Proteins found in one Solitalea lacus genomic segment:
- a CDS encoding L-serine ammonia-lyase: MESISAFEIIKVGIGPSSSHTMGPWKAAELFLNEIQELQPLKNISQVIVRLYGSLAKTGHGHGTDVAVLMGLAGEDYTQINTDTIPEKVTAIKTSKTILLGGQQLIAFDYDKDLIFEYDKSLPFHANGMEFIAVFNNGQLMSRKYYSVGGGFVATEHDNTINQNAIVTPYPCHHAVTIAENCAKLNLRISDLVMLNEQAWRTEEEIKNHALYIWDEIKDCIFRGVNKSGILPGGLNVKRRAAELNEKLLAGRHCNDVNEWIRAVKASDKSFTSINKWISCFALAVNEENASFGRIITAPTNGASGVIPAVLMYAWCFVDGFDEDKVVRFILTAGEIGTIFKKNATISAAMGGCQAEIGVSSAMAAAGLAECLGGTPEQVLMAAEIAMEHHLGLTCDPIGGLVQIPCIERNSMGAIKAITASNIAMESDPKSAKVSLDAVIKSMWDTAKDMSEKYKETAEGGLALNIPVNLPEC; the protein is encoded by the coding sequence ATGGAGTCGATAAGTGCATTCGAAATCATTAAAGTGGGCATAGGCCCATCCAGCTCGCATACAATGGGCCCGTGGAAAGCGGCCGAATTGTTTTTGAACGAAATTCAAGAGCTTCAACCCTTAAAAAATATCAGCCAAGTAATTGTACGCTTGTATGGTTCATTAGCCAAAACCGGTCATGGCCACGGTACTGACGTTGCCGTTTTAATGGGTTTAGCAGGCGAAGACTATACTCAAATCAATACTGATACCATTCCAGAGAAGGTTACTGCAATAAAAACATCAAAAACCATTTTGTTGGGCGGTCAGCAGCTTATTGCTTTTGATTATGACAAAGACCTGATTTTTGAATATGATAAAAGCTTACCATTCCATGCAAATGGAATGGAGTTTATTGCTGTATTTAACAACGGGCAGTTGATGAGCAGGAAATATTATTCAGTTGGAGGTGGGTTTGTTGCAACAGAGCATGACAACACCATCAACCAGAATGCTATTGTTACCCCCTATCCTTGCCATCATGCTGTTACTATTGCTGAAAATTGCGCCAAACTAAATTTGCGTATTTCTGACTTGGTAATGCTGAACGAGCAAGCCTGGCGAACCGAAGAGGAGATCAAAAATCACGCTTTGTACATCTGGGATGAAATTAAAGATTGCATTTTCAGAGGAGTAAATAAATCCGGCATTTTGCCAGGAGGCTTGAATGTTAAACGTCGTGCTGCCGAATTAAATGAAAAACTATTGGCAGGTCGCCATTGTAACGATGTAAATGAATGGATCCGGGCGGTAAAAGCATCGGACAAGAGCTTTACTTCTATTAACAAATGGATTAGTTGCTTTGCTCTGGCTGTTAATGAAGAAAATGCTTCCTTTGGCCGGATTATTACAGCGCCAACCAATGGTGCTTCTGGTGTAATTCCAGCAGTATTAATGTACGCTTGGTGCTTCGTTGATGGGTTCGACGAAGATAAAGTGGTCCGCTTTATCTTAACTGCCGGAGAAATTGGCACTATCTTTAAAAAGAATGCAACTATTTCGGCTGCCATGGGAGGTTGTCAGGCAGAAATTGGTGTTTCTTCTGCAATGGCAGCTGCTGGTTTAGCCGAATGTTTGGGAGGCACTCCTGAACAGGTATTAATGGCAGCAGAAATTGCTATGGAGCATCATTTAGGGCTAACCTGTGACCCAATTGGAGGTTTAGTACAAATTCCTTGTATTGAACGTAACTCAATGGGTGCAATAAAAGCTATTACAGCCTCAAACATTGCCATGGAAAGCGATCCTAAATCAGCTAAGGTGAGCTTAGATGCTGTAATTAAGTCGATGTGGGATACAGCAAAAGACATGAGTGAAAAATACAAAGAAACTGCAGAAGGTGGGCTTGCACTTAATATTCCGGTGAATTTACCGGAGTGTTAA
- a CDS encoding ParA family protein, with product MKTIAIYNLKGGVGKTATAVNLAYLASTQGYKTLLWDLDPQASTTFYYQIKAKVKGGIKKLMGNKSEIEEAIKSTHYNHLDLLPADITTRNLDIILDDMKSSKKRLKNILHELNGEYDYVFIDAPPGFSILSENIFHAVNYLLLPMIPTTLSIRAFETVSEYFKDNEIETKKIIPFFSMVDLRKNMHKDIIDEFQNNKQILNTSINYSSEVEKMGIFRAPLPAFAPKSKAAKAYASLWKEFQTKTEK from the coding sequence ATGAAAACAATTGCTATCTATAACTTAAAAGGAGGAGTTGGTAAAACTGCTACTGCCGTGAACCTTGCTTACCTTGCTTCAACACAAGGTTACAAAACACTATTATGGGATCTTGACCCACAAGCCTCCACTACATTTTATTATCAGATTAAAGCGAAAGTAAAGGGTGGAATTAAAAAATTGATGGGCAATAAATCTGAAATTGAAGAAGCTATAAAATCAACCCATTACAATCACCTTGATTTGCTACCCGCTGATATCACTACGCGAAATCTCGATATCATTCTAGATGACATGAAATCCTCCAAAAAGCGGCTGAAAAACATCTTACATGAGCTTAACGGAGAATATGATTACGTGTTTATCGATGCTCCTCCCGGGTTTTCCATCTTATCCGAAAACATTTTCCATGCGGTTAATTATTTGCTATTGCCCATGATTCCCACTACACTTTCCATTAGGGCTTTTGAAACCGTCTCTGAATACTTTAAGGATAATGAAATAGAGACTAAAAAGATCATCCCGTTTTTTTCGATGGTCGATCTGCGAAAAAACATGCACAAAGACATTATCGATGAATTTCAGAACAATAAGCAAATACTGAATACCAGTATCAACTACTCATCTGAAGTAGAAAAAATGGGGATCTTTCGAGCTCCTTTACCAGCATTCGCCCCCAAATCAAAAGCAGCTAAAGCTTATGCATCATTGTGGAAAGAATTTCAAACTAAAACTGAAAAATAA